The stretch of DNA CTGTGTGTCACCTGTGTTGATGGTTGCCCGGGGTACTGCGAGGTAGGACGGTCAGCGCTTAGAGGGAGAGAAGTTATCTACCCGCAACCCTTTGGCAAGGTCATCGCGGGAGGAGAGAAAGACTACCCGGTTGATTTCTCTCATTTCAACATCCAGGGAAGCTGCGTAGGCGCGTTCGGCATCGAAGCTGACCCGGACAAAGCCATTTTCTCCGCCGTCGACCTATCCACCGAGATTGGTGCCGGTGCCGATAAGATAAAGATGAAGGTGCCTTTCTTCACCGGCGCCCTGGGTTCTACGGAAATCGCACGGGTAAACTGGGAAGGCGCGGCTATCGCCATCGCCATATCCGGGGCGGTACTTGTCTGCGGTGAGAATGTCTGCGCCATGGACCCAAAGGCAGAATTCAAGAACGGAAGAGTAGTCAGGTCTCCGGAGATGGAGAGAAGAGTCAAGGTATACCAGGACTGGTATGATGGCTACGGAGCCCTGCTCATCCAGGCGAACGTGGAAGATACCAGGCTTGGTGTTCAAGAGTATGTCATCGATAAACTGGGCATTGAGGGCGTCGAGATAAAATGGGGACAGGGAGCCAAAAATATCGGCGGCGAGGTCAAGCTACCCACCCTGGAAAGAGCGCTCCAGCTCAAGCAAAGAGGGTATATAGTTCTCCCCGACCCGGAAAATCCTTTCGTCCAGGAAGCTCACCGTCTCGGTGGCATCACCGAGTTTGAGAGGCATTCTCGCCTGGGCATGGTCGATGAGGAATCCTTCATGAAAAGAGTGGAAGAACTGAGAAAAGCGGGAGCCAAATATGTCACCCTCAAAACCGGCGCCTACAGACCAGCCGATCTGGCCCGCGCGGTGAAATATTGCTCCGAAGCCAGGATTGACCTGCTTACGGTGGACGGTGCCGGCGGCGGTACCGGGATGAGTCCCTGGAGAATGATGAACGAGTGGGGTATACCGACGGTTTACCTGGAGAGCCTCCTCTATCAATATCTCAAAAGACTGGATGACAAGGGCAAATTCGTTCCCAGTTGCGCCATTGCCGGCGGCATCGCCCTTGAAGACCAGGTCTTCAAGGCGCTAGCCCTCGGCGCCCCTTACATAAGGTCAGTCTGCATGGGACGGTCTACCCTCACCGCGGCTATGGTCGGCAAGACGCATGGTGAACTAATGACGGAGAGCTACCAGGGCGCACAGGAATACGATGAGATGTTGCTGCGCACTTTTACGGCCGCCGAGCAGCTTAAAGAGAAGTTCGGCAATGATTTCCGCCGAATCCCACCGGCAGCCATAGGCATTTATACCTATTATGACCGCCTGGCCACCGGGCTGCGCCAGCTCATGGCCGGCGAACGCAAGTTTGCCCTCGAATATATTGACAGGAACGACCTCATGTCATTGACCCGCGAGGCAACGGATGTTTCCGGCATCCCTTATGTGATGGATGCAGACAGGGAAGAGGTCGACAAGATTCTGGGTTAAAGGAGTATAAATCAAAGGATGATTAAAACAGTTTGTGTCAAGCACTGCGCTGAGCCGTTCTGTGTTCCGGCATGCCCCTCAGGAGCGCTGAAAGTATCCGACGGCGAGATTGTCGTCGATCAGGAGAAATGCCACGGCTGCGGTCTTTGCCGGGTGATGTGCATGACCTGGAGCCGTGACCATACGATGAGAACCAAGAGCCGTTTCTGGCTTGCCGGAAGGCTGTAAACCAAAGCCAGACTAATCTCAGTCAGCCAACTGAATAGGCGGTTCCACTTAAAGGGGGTAAATCCGAAGGGGGATTACCCCTTTTTATCTACCGTAACCACAAAAGTGATTGAACAATACAACTTTTTGAAAATTTTATCGGTTTTGATTATAATGAAAGTTATAGTTCAGTGACTTTCAGTTAAGTTTTTTCTCCCCGTTAAGCTATTTTGAAAATACTTGGCAAATAATGGAGAAAGGAGTACAATCAGTCCCAATCAAAGGAGGAAAACCAAAATGGCAGATATTGATATAAATGCTCCCGGTACTACAGTACTATTAATGGGAAATGAGGCTATCGCCCGCGGGGCACTGGAGGCGGGGGTAGGGTTTGCTTCTTCCTACCCCGGGACACCGGCATCGGAGATACTCCCGACCATCGCCGGGGTGGCCAAGCGGAGAGGCATCTACGCCGACTGGGGGGTAAATGAGATGGTAGCCATGGAATCGGCCGCGGCCGCTTCCCTGGCCGGTATTCGCTCGATAGCCCCGATGAAGCAAAACGGGGTAAATGTTTGTTCCGACCTTTTGTCCAATCTCGTCATGAGGGGGGTCGGTAAGGGGCTGGTACTGGTCTGCGCCGATGACCCGGGCCCGCACAACAGTTCCCAGGAACAGGACACGCGGCCGGTAGCCAGCTGGCTGGATATCCCGCTCCTCGAGCCGGGTGATTTCCAGGAAGCCAAGGACATGACCAAATGGCTATTTGACCTGTCCGAAGAGGTGAACACAATATGTATGCTACGGACGGTCAGTAAGATTTCCCACACCCGGGGCAACGTTAAGCTGGGAGAGATACCGGAAATTAAGCACAAGGCCTATTTTGACCAATCTAAAGTACGGGGGAGAACACCGGGCGTGCACCCGCACGGCGTGCTTCACCAGAAGATGGAAAAGGCGCGGGAAATTTTCGAATCCTCACCCTTCAACCGCTATGTGGGACCGGATAAAGCCGAGCTACTGATTATTACCTGCGGCGCCTCATCCCTCTATTCAATGGATGCCGTAAAACTGTTGAAGCTGGAGGATAAAGTAGGAATCTTGAAACTGGGTACCCTGTGGCCACTGCCGGAAAAATTGATAGAAAAACACCTGAGCAAAGCTGATAAAGTGCTCTTCGTTGAGGAAATACACCCCTTCGTGGAACAGGCCGTTCTGGAGATGGTCGGTAATATGCCCTCCGGCAGCGCACACCCTGCTTTTTACGGCAAGCGCTCCCGGCATATTCCCGGTCATGGAGAGCTTGACCCCAGCCTGATTATCAATGCGCTGAGCAGTCTGATGGGTGTCACCTATCAGGCCCGGGATGCTGAATATGACCGCAAGGCAAAGGAAATCGCCAAGAGCTATGTCACCTCGCGCAGCGGTACCCTGTGCCCCGGCTGTCCCCACAAAGCCAGTCACTGGGCAATCCACAAGGCTCTCGCCCTGGCCGGTCATGAGGGCTTCGGCGCCGGTGATATCGGTTGCTACGGCGGAGGGGGCGCCGGCAGCTTTTTTATCACCAAGACCGGCGGCTGCATGGGTGCCGGTATCGGTTACGCCAACGGCTTTGGCAAACTGGGGCGGTTCGGTTTCGACCAGCCGGTGGTCGCCTTCTGCGGCGACTCCACTTTCTATCACGCTGCCATCCCGGGATTGATTGACGCCATCTACAATAATTCTGATGTTCTCATGGTCATTTTTGATAACAGCGCCACGTCCATGACCGGCTTCCAGCCCCATGCCGGAACGGGTAGAACTGCAATGGGAGACCCGGCCAAAAAAGTGAGTATTGAAGCTATCTGCCGCGCCATCGGGGCGCGGGTTGAGCTTTGTGACCCCTTTGAGCTTAACAAGACTACGGAAACCCTGCTGGATATGATTGAAAACGTGAAGGGTGTCCGGGTCGTCATCATGCAGCGGGAATGTGAACTGATTAGAGCCAGACGGGAACCGGCTCCCTACAGGGTGTACGTCGACCTGGAGAAATGCCTCGGCGAGGACTGCGGTTGCGACATGTTCTGCAACCGGGTGTTTCTCTGCACCGGGTTGACCTGGAACCGGCAGACAGGCAAAGCGGAAATTGACGATGTTATTTGCGCCGGATGCGGCGTCTGTGTTGATGTCTGCCCGCACGGAGCCATCATCAAAGAGAAATTAGCATCACCCGAGAAAGAAACAGTGGAGGAAGTAGCCGCACGATGAAGACACTGATTAAGGACCCGCTCAACATAATTATCATTGGTGTTGCCGGGCAGGGTAACGTGGTCATATCCATGCTTGTCTGTAATGCTTTGTTACAGCAGGGCTACATGGTCACTTTCGGGCAGACCTACGGGGCAAACCAGAGGGGTGGCTCGGTGATGAATTACGTGAGAGTCTCCAGAGAAAATCAATGCAGCCCGCTTGTCCCTGACGGAAGGGCTGACGTCATTCTGGCGCTGGAACCGGTGGAAGCCCTGCGGATGCTGGCTCAGTACGGCAATCCGGAGGTCACCACCATAGTAAACCCGAGGCCGATATATTCCATCGAAGCCGCCCGGGGTGACAGCGATTATCCCGATATGGATACGCTTACCCGGACAATCAGGGAGCTATCGGCGAAATCATGGTTCATCAATGCCACCGAGGAAGCGCAGAAATTGGGTTATCCAATTGTCGCCAACGTGATTCTGGCCGGGGCTCTCATCGGTTCCGGCGTGCTGCCCCTGGACAAGGAAGCGCTGGAACCGGTAATACGCGAGCGTTTTCCCAGAGCGGTCGAGCTTAACATGACGGCCCTCAGCAGAGGCATGGAGCTTGCCGGAAGTAGCTAATAACTGGTACAGCCGGGCGGATTAACTGGTTCAGGGCAAAACTGGTGTCCTGTCGGGCTGATTATTGAAATATCCGCTTTATCCCTTCTCCTGGCCGGAGAAGGGGAAGAGATTAAGAGAGGGGGCTAAGCCCCCCTCTCTTTTAACTTGATTCC from Dehalococcoidales bacterium encodes:
- a CDS encoding 4Fe-4S binding protein, translated to MIKTVCVKHCAEPFCVPACPSGALKVSDGEIVVDQEKCHGCGLCRVMCMTWSRDHTMRTKSRFWLAGRL
- a CDS encoding FMN-binding glutamate synthase family protein; this translates as MSFSKPNASAATVTTTRVDPAPISGLCVTCVDGCPGYCEVGRSALRGREVIYPQPFGKVIAGGEKDYPVDFSHFNIQGSCVGAFGIEADPDKAIFSAVDLSTEIGAGADKIKMKVPFFTGALGSTEIARVNWEGAAIAIAISGAVLVCGENVCAMDPKAEFKNGRVVRSPEMERRVKVYQDWYDGYGALLIQANVEDTRLGVQEYVIDKLGIEGVEIKWGQGAKNIGGEVKLPTLERALQLKQRGYIVLPDPENPFVQEAHRLGGITEFERHSRLGMVDEESFMKRVEELRKAGAKYVTLKTGAYRPADLARAVKYCSEARIDLLTVDGAGGGTGMSPWRMMNEWGIPTVYLESLLYQYLKRLDDKGKFVPSCAIAGGIALEDQVFKALALGAPYIRSVCMGRSTLTAAMVGKTHGELMTESYQGAQEYDEMLLRTFTAAEQLKEKFGNDFRRIPPAAIGIYTYYDRLATGLRQLMAGERKFALEYIDRNDLMSLTREATDVSGIPYVMDADREEVDKILG
- a CDS encoding indolepyruvate ferredoxin oxidoreductase subunit alpha, whose protein sequence is MADIDINAPGTTVLLMGNEAIARGALEAGVGFASSYPGTPASEILPTIAGVAKRRGIYADWGVNEMVAMESAAAASLAGIRSIAPMKQNGVNVCSDLLSNLVMRGVGKGLVLVCADDPGPHNSSQEQDTRPVASWLDIPLLEPGDFQEAKDMTKWLFDLSEEVNTICMLRTVSKISHTRGNVKLGEIPEIKHKAYFDQSKVRGRTPGVHPHGVLHQKMEKAREIFESSPFNRYVGPDKAELLIITCGASSLYSMDAVKLLKLEDKVGILKLGTLWPLPEKLIEKHLSKADKVLFVEEIHPFVEQAVLEMVGNMPSGSAHPAFYGKRSRHIPGHGELDPSLIINALSSLMGVTYQARDAEYDRKAKEIAKSYVTSRSGTLCPGCPHKASHWAIHKALALAGHEGFGAGDIGCYGGGGAGSFFITKTGGCMGAGIGYANGFGKLGRFGFDQPVVAFCGDSTFYHAAIPGLIDAIYNNSDVLMVIFDNSATSMTGFQPHAGTGRTAMGDPAKKVSIEAICRAIGARVELCDPFELNKTTETLLDMIENVKGVRVVIMQRECELIRARREPAPYRVYVDLEKCLGEDCGCDMFCNRVFLCTGLTWNRQTGKAEIDDVICAGCGVCVDVCPHGAIIKEKLASPEKETVEEVAAR
- a CDS encoding indolepyruvate oxidoreductase subunit beta, producing MKTLIKDPLNIIIIGVAGQGNVVISMLVCNALLQQGYMVTFGQTYGANQRGGSVMNYVRVSRENQCSPLVPDGRADVILALEPVEALRMLAQYGNPEVTTIVNPRPIYSIEAARGDSDYPDMDTLTRTIRELSAKSWFINATEEAQKLGYPIVANVILAGALIGSGVLPLDKEALEPVIRERFPRAVELNMTALSRGMELAGSS